The DNA window GCCCGCCCAGCGCGATGGCCGTGGCGACACCGGCCAGATTGCCCGTGCCCACCTGGCCCGATAGCGCGGTGGAAAGCGCCGCGAACGGGCTGATCTCACCAGCTGCGCCCTTGTCCGATTTCACGAAGAGCTTGCGGAAGGCGGGAATGAGGTTGCGGATCGGATAGCCGCGCAGACCGATCATGATCCACAGGCCGCCGCCCAGCAAGATGATCACCATCGGCGGGAAGGGAATCACCTCCGTGCCGTTCCAGGTGCCGCCCCAAATGAAGTCCGATACGTTGATGACCGGATCGGTCCAACGCTCGAACGCCGCGGCCATGCCGCCTCCGCTTGCCATGATATGCTTTCCCTCGGCGGCTATTGCCGCTCCCTTGCCCTCGTTCAGCCAGCAGGCTTAGCAAAGGAAGGCGCGATGGCAAGCCGCGGGGGCCCATTGCCAAGTCCTGGCGAATGGGCGCCGCAGAGTCGATCGGCGCTGAAAAAGAAAGGGCGAGCCGTCACCGGCCCGCCCTGAAATGTTTATCTTTGACGCTAAGTTTAGGCGTCTGCACCCTCCAGTACAGCGCTTGCGATCGCTGCACAGAAGTTGTCGAGATCATCCGGATTGCGGCTGGTGATAAGATTGTCATCCACGACCACGCTTTCATCGACCACTTCCGCTCCGGCATTGGAGAGGTCCGTACGGATCGACTTGTAGCTGGTAGCCTTGCGCCCGTTGATGATCTCCGCTTCGATCAGCAGCCACGGTGCGTGGCAGATAGCCGCCACGGTTTTGCCCGAGCTATCGAATTCGCGGATCAGGTCGAGCACCGAGTCTTCGACGCGAAGAAGATCAGGGTTGATCTGTCCGCCCGGCAGCACCAGCGCGTCATAATCGTCGACTGAAACGTCGGCGACCAGCTTGTCGACTTCTACGCTATCGCCCCAGTCGTCCTCGTCCCAAGCCTTGATCTCACCCTCTGCAAGCGATGCGATATGGACCGTCGCGCCTGCACCGGAGAGCTGATCGCGCGGCTCCAGAAGCTCGGATTGCTCGAACCCGTCGGTTGCAATGATTAGGATGTTGAGACCCGTAAGATCCTGTTCGATAGCCATGGGAGAAACTCCTTCCTTTGAAGCTGTTCGGAAGGATCAACAACGCTGGCGCGCCGGAGTTCCGCGAGGCTGCATGCTTATAGAGGTAACAACCGCACGCCATCTGCCGACAAGAAAAAAGGGGCGCTCCTCATGGAGCGCCCCTGTTCAATCGAGCCGGGACCTGAGCGAGTCAGTTCGCTTTTCCGGCATCTACCTTTTCAACCCATTCGGGGAAAAAGCTTGGTGCGCGCTTGGACCAGCCGGTCGCCGTCGCTGCGGCTTCGGTGATCGACTGCAGCAATTTCTTGCGCTGTTCGGGCTGCAGCTGCGGCAGGGTCGCCGCGGCGCAGAAGGCACCGGGAAGCCAAGGCCGCGCGTCGGCACCGAGCAAGCGCTCATAAAGGAAGCGATAGGATGCGAAGCTTTCGATCCGCCCCTGCCCAAGATCGAACGCCGAAACCGTGATCAGCGGTGACATGAACGGCTCCGCCGCATCGATGTCGCTCGACGTAGGAATGAGGCCGCGCAGCGCTTCGAGCCGCTCATACAGGCGATATTGGGCGCGGATGCTGGCGACTTCGCCAACATCGCGGCTCCAGCGCTTGACGGCGTCTTCGCGCTCAAAAGCCACGTCGAGCGAGCGCCGGATGTAGCGCTGCGTCGCGGCGGTGAAGCCTGCGAATTCCTTCATTTCTGCCAGGGTAACCATTCCCGGCGCTTCGCTGGTCTGATCGGTCATAATGTCAGGCTCCCAACCCGTGTTCGACAGAGGATCGTCATATCATGGACATGGTGAATGTTATCTTAAAGCGCAAATTGACGCATCGCAGCAAGGTTATTGCGCCAATGGCCGGGAATTGAAATTTCGCTGTGACATTCCCGCACGAAACGATGCGGTGACGTAACGGTGCGCCGATGCAGACAAGCCGCCGCCAAGCCGCTAATCCGCCGCCATGACCCTCGCCCCGATGCCCCGCAGAACGATTTCCCTGCGCCTGGCGTTCCTTTCCATCGTCGGCTTCTGGGCTGTTTATGCCGTGGTCAACACCGCGCGTGCCGCCGTGATGGGCTTTCCGGCGCAGGACGAGCTGATCTGGCGTCGCATCGCGGTCACCCTCGTCGGCATCGGCCTGACATTCTGCTTCTGCCTGCTGCTGCGCCTGTTCGACGACCGGCCGTTCGGCCAACGCATTACCGCGGCCTTTATCGGCGCCGCACCGACCGCGATCTTGATGAGCCTGTTCAATTACTGGCTGTTCAATGTCTACGATCCGGAGCGGATCTTTGCTGGCGCGCCCGATATCGGCATCCAGCAACCCCTGAGCATGGTCCAGACGCTCGCGGAGTTGGCGCTCAACCGCTACTTCTTCCTTGCCGCCTGGGGCATGTTGTTTTTGGCGCTGAGCTACGCCCGCGAGGTGCGCGCGGCGGAGCGACAGGCAGCGCGGCTCAGCCAGGCCGCGCACGAGGCCGAGCTGCGCGCGCTGCGGTATCAGGTGAACCCGCATTTCCTGTTCAACACGCTCAATTCGCTCAGTTCCCTGGTGATGCGCGGCGATGCCGACCGCGCCGAAGCGATGATCATGAACCTTGCCACCTTCTACCGCACCAGCCTTACCAGCGATCCGCTGGCCGATGTCACACTGGCCGAAGAAGTGGAGGCGCAGTCGCTCTACCTCGCGATCGAGTCGGTGCGCTATCCCGAGCGCCTGCGCAGCCGAATCGAAGTGAGCGAGGCGGCTGCGCGGGCCAGGGTTCCCGCACTGATTCTCCAGCCGCTTGTCGAAAACGCGATCAAGCACGGCGTGTCGCGGGCGCGCGGGCCCGTCACGATCACAATCCGCGCACGGGTGGACGAAGCGACGCTGTTCATCAGCGTGACGGATGACGGCGCCGGAGGCTCCACGATGCGCGGCGAGCCGGGCGGCATCGGCCTCGTCAATGTTCGCGATCGACTGGAAGCGCGCTATGGAAGCCGCGCACGCTTCTCCGCCTCGCCGGATGCGGAAGGCGGGTTCGTCAACCGACTGGAGATACCGCTGGATGTCCGCTGATACGTTGAACACGCTGATCGTTGATGACGAGCCGCTTGCCGTGGAGCGGCTTGAACGATTGGTGGCAGGCATCGACAGGCTGGAACTTGCCGGCACCGCCAGCGATGGCGACGCGGCGCTTAAAGCCGTGCGCGCGGGCGGCATCGATCTGCTGCTCCTCGACATCGCGATGCCGGGCCGCGACGGGATCGCCGTGGCGCGCGCGCTTAGCGGTATGCGGTCCCCGCCCGCGATCATTTTCTGCACCGCATTCGATGGATTTGCGGTCGAGGCGTTCGAGCTGGGCGTGGCGGACTATGTGCTGAAGCCGGTGGCGCAGGACCGCCTTGAGAAGGCCGTCGCACGCGTTCTGGCAGCCCGAAGCGAAAAGAGGCCGGAGCCAGTGGGCGCACAGGAATTCTGGGTGCCGCACCGATCCGAACTGATCCGCGTCGCCGCTGAAGACATCGACCGGATCGAGGCAGAGCGCGACTATATGCGGTTGCATCTGGGTGACCGCAGCTATCTGCTGCACGAGACCATCGGCGCGCTGGAAGAGCGGCTGGACGAAGCAAAATTCCTGCGCATTCACCGCAGCCACATCGTGCGGCGGGATTTTGTTACCGGCCTGCGCCATGAGGGCGGCGGCGTCTGGCATGCCCAGCTTGCGGACGGCGAATCCCTGCGGATAGGCCGGAAATATCTGAATCAGGCGAAGGAAATAGCTGGGCGATGAGTGCCCAGCTCTCCGTTCAGATCAGCCCCGCCAACGGGCTCGACGGATCGGCATAGCGGCGCTGCGCCATGCGACCGGCGCGATAACTGTGCCGCCCGGCCTGCACTGCCAACTTCATCGCCTCGGCCATCCGCAGCGGGTCCTTCGCCTCGGCGATGGCGGTGTTCATCAGCACGCCGTCGCAGCCAAGTTCCATCGCGATTGCCGCGTCCGATGCCGTGCCGACGCCGGCATCGACCAGGACCGGCACATTCGCGCCCTCGACAATCAGGCGGATGGTCACGCGGTTCTGGATACCGAGGCCGGAGCCGATCGGCGCGCCCAGCGGCATGATCGCGACGGCGCCTGCCTCCTCCAGTTGCTTCGCCGCGATCGGATCGTCCACGCAATAGACCATCGGCTTAAAGCCTTCGGCCACCAGCGTTTCCGTGGCCTTCAATGTCTCGCGCATGTCGGGATAGAGCGTTTTCGCCTCCCCCAGCACTTCCAGCTTCACCAGATCCCAGCCGCCCGCCTCGCGCGCAAGGCGCAGCGTGCGAACAGCTTCATCGGCGGTGAAGCAGCCCGCCGTGTTGGGCAGAAAGGTGTAGTCCTTCGGGCTGATATGATCGGTCAGCATCGGCTGAGTGGGGTCCGACACGTTCACGCGCCGCACCGCCACGGTGATGATCTCCGCCCCGCTCGCCTTCAGCGCGGCTGCGTTCTGTTCGAAGTCCTTATATTTCCCCGTACCGACGATGAGGCGCGAGTTGAAAGTCTGGCCGGCAACGGTCCAGGTATCGGGAGAAGAATCGGTCATGTACCGGACTTAGGAGCGCGCGGGCGGTGAATAAACCCTCCCCGTGAACGACCGCTATGAAGAGTCCCGACGAGCGCATCAACCGTCGGCATCACGTGGCGGCGCGCCCGATCAGCCTCCGCCGACGAAGTGGACAATCTCGAACACATCGCCTTCTTCCACCATCACCTGGTCCAGCGAGCCGCGCGGCACGATCTCGCGGTTGCGTTCCACCGCCAGCTTTTCCGGATGGAGCCCGAGCGCGCGCAACATGTCGGCGACGGTGCCGCTTTCCACGCGTTTCGCATCGCCGTTGATCGTGACGTTCAGCATAGCCCTGCTCTAGCGCGCGGGGTGCCAGGAAGTCGAGGGGCGCTCGACTTCCCCCGCACGCGGCGTTTAAAGGGGGGCAAGAGCACTTACGGCAAAAAAGGGGGCAGACTTGGCCGACCGGCAGACCATCTTCGTCCTCAACGGACCCAATCTCAACCTGCTCGGTATGCGCGAGCCAGATGTCTACGGTCCCGAAACGCTGGATGATATCGCAGGGCGACTGGAAGACCGCGCGGCCGACCTCGGCTTCGATATCGATTTGCGCCAATCCAACCATGAGGGTCATCTGATCGACTGGCTGCACGAGGCAGCGGCGAGCCAGGCCAAAGCGGTGCTGCTGAATGCAGGCGCGTTCACGCACACCTCGATCGCGCTTTACGATGCCATCCGCGCGATCGATGTGCCGGTGATCGAGGTTCATCTGTCCAACCCCCATGCACGCGAAAGCTTTCGCCATCGCAGCTGGATTGCCCGCGCGGCCAAGGGAACCGTCAGTGGCTTCGGCGCGCTGTCCTACGAACTCGCGCTGGACGCGGCGGCCCGGCTCTGATTAAGCAGCCGCAACGTGAAATATCATAACAAGGGTTTGAAAGCCTATGTCCGACGAACATGAAAAACCCAGCGAGGGACCAATGAACATCGACGTATCGATGGTGCGCGAACTGGCCGAGATGCTCGGCGATACCGGCCTCAGCGATATCGAGGTGGAAGACGGCCCGCGCCGCATCCGTGTCTCGCGCAACATTCAGGCCGCAGCGGCACCGGTTGCCGCGCCCGCTCCGGCGACAGCCGCTGCGCCGAGCGCCGCACCTGCTCAAGCCGCCGCGCCGCAGACCGACAGCGCAGATGATGATGCCAACGCCATCCGTTCGCCCATGGTCGGCACCTGCTATCTCGCCAGCGAGCCGGGTGCCAAGCCGTTCATCAGCGAGGGGCAGAAGGTGGAAGCGGGCGATACGCTGGTGATCGTGGAGGCGATGAAGGTGATGAACCCGATCAGCGCACCAAGCGCCGGGACGGTGAAGAAGATCATGGTCTCCAACGGCCAGCCGGTCGAGTTCGATCAGCCACTGGTGATTATCGAATAGAATCTCTCGTCCCGCACTCCGTTCGCCCTGAGCCTGTCGAAGGGCGGTACTGCTTCTGTTAGGGTGGGGGAAAGGCGGGGCTTCAACAAGCTCAGCCCGGACAGAAATTTTTTGGCAGCGTAGAACCGAGAAGGGTCAACGAAACCCATGCCCATCAATAAACTGCTGATCGCGAACCGCGGCGAGATTGCGCTGCGTATTCATCGCGCCGCCCACGAGATGGGCATCAAGACCATCGCCGTGCACAGCACTGCGGACGCCGACGCCATGCATGTGCGCCTGGCGGACGAGGCGATCTGCATCGGCCCGCCGCCGGCAACCGACAGCTATCTCAACATTCCCGCGATCATCAGCGCTGCCGAAATCAGCCAGGCGGACGCCATTCACCCCGGTTACGGCTTCCTGTCCGAGAATGCGAAGTTTGCCGAGATCGTAGAGAGCCACGGCATCATCTGGGTCGGCCCCAAACCCGAACATATCGAGACGATGGGCGACAAGGTAGCCGCCAAGAAGACCGCGGGCGCGTTGGGCCTGCCGCTGGTTCCCGGCTCTGCCGGTGCGATCGAGGATCTGGACGAGGCCAAGGCGCTAGCCGCGGACATCGGCTATCCGGTGATCATCAAGGCGGCGTCCGGCGGCGGCGGCCGCGGCATGAAGGTGGTGAACGACGAGCAGGAGCTCGAAGCCCAGATGGGCCAGGCGCGCAGCGAGGCGAAGGCCGCGTTTGGCGATGCCACGGTCTACATGGAAAAATATCTCGCCGACCCGCGCCATATCGAATTTCAGGTGTTCGGCGACGGCAAGGGCAATGCGATCCATCTGGGCGAACGCGACTGCTCGCTGCAGCGGCGCCATCAGAAGGTGCTGGAGGAAGCCCCCTCCCCCGTCATCACCGCCGAAGAGCGCGAGCGCATGGGTTCCACCGTGGTCAAGGCGATGGCCGACATGGGCTATCGCGGCGCCGGCACAATCGAGTTTCTTTACGAAAATGGCGAGTTCTTCTTCATCGAGATGAACACGCGCCTGCAGGTCGAACATCCGGTGACCGAGATGATCACCGGCATGGATCTCGTGCGCGAACAGATCCGCATCGCGTGCGGCGAGCCACTGTCCAAGACGCAGGACGAAATTCAATTCAATGGCCACGCCATCGAATGCCGGATCAATGCCGAGGACCCGGAAAACTTCACGCCGTCGCCGGGCAAGGTGACCGCCTACCACGCCCCCGGAGGCCTGTTCGTGCGCGTCGATAGCGGTCTTTATCAGGGCTATTCGGTGCCGCCTTATTATGACAGCATGATCGCCAAGCTGATTGTCTTCGGCCACAGCCGCGAAGGCTGTCTGATGCGCCTTAACCGCGCGCTCGAGGAGTTTGTGATCGAGGGGATGAAGACCACCATCCCGCTGCATCAGAAGCTGCTGACGGACGAGGAATTCCGCGCCGGCGACTATACGATCAAATGGCTGGAGAAGTGGCTCGCCGATCAGCGCGAGGCCAAGACGAACTGAGCCCTGCGATCGGTCGCGCTTCGCAACCGAAGGGGCGTTGCAAGCATTGAACTCGTGATGGCGGCGGCCACTGGACCGCCGCCCCTCCCATTTGTCACGAGGATACTCCCCATGCGTTACAACCGTCTCGGCTCAACCGGCCTTTTCGTTTCCGAACTGTGCCTTGGCACCATGACTTTTGGTGAAGCCGACGGCATGTGGGGCAAGATCGGATCGCTTGGGCAGAATGATGCGGACGAGCTGGTCAAAACTGCGTTCGACGCGGGCGTGAACTTCATCGATACCGCCAATGTCTATCATGGCGGCAAGTCGGAGGAGATTACGGGCACCGCGCTCAAGAACCTTGGCATTCCGCGCGACGAAATTGTCGTCGCCACCAAGGGCTATGGCCAGATGGGTGAAGGGCCCAATGGCCGCGGCAATTCGCGCTACCATATCATCGATGCTTGCAAGGCAAGCCTTGAGCGACTTCAACTCGACCATATCGACCTGTACCAGATCCACGGCTTCGATCCCGCGACGCCGATCGAGGAGACGATGCATGCGCTCGACACGCTCGTTCAGCATGGTCATGTGCGCTATATCGGTGTCTCCAACTGGGCTGCCTGGCAGATCAGCAAGGCGCTTGGCATCAGCTATAATCGCGGTCTCGCCCGTTTCGAATCCCTCCAGGCCTATTATACGCTCGCCGGGCGCGATCTGGAGCGCGAGCATGTGCCGATGATGGAAGACGAGGGCGTGGGCCTGCTCGTCTGGAGCCCGCTTGCCGGCGGTTATCTGACCGGAAAATATTCGGGCGATCAGGACGGAGATGGCGGACGCCGCGCGGGTTTCGATTTCCCGCCGGTGGACAAGAGCCGCGGCGAGAAGGTGATCGAGGCGATGCGCCCGATCGCCGAAGCTCATGAGGCGTCGATGGCACAGATCGCGCTGTCCTGGCTGCTGCACCAAAAAGCGGTAACAAGCGTGATCCTGGGCGCCAAAAAGCTGTCGCAGCTGGAAGACAATCTTGGCGCACCGGACATCGCGCTCAGCGACGAGGAACTGGCCCAGCTCGATGAGGTCAGCAAGCTACCGGCCGAATATCCCGGCTGGATGTTCGAGCGTCAGGGCGAATATCGCCGTGACCTGCTGAACCCCGCGCCGCGCGGCAGCAAAGACAGCTGATCCGATAGAGCAAAAGGACGCCGGTCATGCCCCGCCCGATGAAGATCGATTTTGTTTCCGACATATCCTGCCCCTGGTGCATCATCGGGCTGCGGGGGCTGGAAATCGCGCTCGATCGGATCGGCGGGGCAACCGAGGCGCAGATCATCTTCCACCCGTTCGAGCTTAACCCTGACATGCCGCCGGGCGGACAGGATATTGGCGAGCATATCGCGCAGAAATATGGAGCCAGCCCGCAGCAACGTAAGGCGAACGGCGCGATGATCCGCCAGCGCGCCGCGGATGTCGGTTTCACCATGGCGGACCGTTTGGACGGCCGCATCTACAACACCTTCGATGCGCACCGCTTGCTCCACTGGGCCAAGTCCGAGGGCTGTCAGCTTGAACTCAAGCATCGGCTGTTCAGCGCCTATTTCACCGATGGCGAGGCACTTGAAGATCATGATGTCTTGATCCGCTGCGCAGCCGATGCAGGCCTTGACCCAGCGAAGGGCCGCGCCATTCTCGAAAGCGATCGTTTTGCCGCAGAAGTACGCGCCGAAGAAGAGACCTGGCGACGCGGCGGCGTCAGCTCCGTGCCCACGATCGTGATCGATGACCGCTATGTCATCAACGGCGGACAGCCGCCGGAAGCCTTCGAACGCGCCCTCCGGCGCATCGCGGAGGAAGCTGTCGGTGCTTGACCACGCCGATATGGACCTGAATTTTCACAGCGCCCTAAGTCGATAGAGGCTGAAATGCCGGACTCGATCTGGAACGGCACCATTTCCAGCCCTGCTTCCCCCAACTGACGATAAGCTCCTTCATAGGGCTGACAGCGGGTCAGTCGATGAGGAGGTACAAGATGAATATTTTGAAGAAATTTGCCCTCGCAGGGGCCGGCGCCGCCATCGCTGCATTAGGGGTCACATACGCGCCCGCAGCCGCGCAACAGGGCGGCTACTACATCTATGAATATACCTACTACAGCGACGCTTCGAAGACCGAACAGGTCGGGTTCGAATTCCAGCACTGCGACAGGCCTGCCGATAGCTACGGCACGACTACCCCCTATTATGACCGCGCCCGTGTAGGCTTTTGCCAATATGGCGGCGGTGGCGGCGAATATTGATTGCGGCGGAGCCGGGGAAAATTTCTTCGGCTCCGCATCCGGTTCGATATCTTTCC is part of the Novosphingopyxis iocasae genome and encodes:
- a CDS encoding DUF6289 family protein, whose protein sequence is MNILKKFALAGAGAAIAALGVTYAPAAAQQGGYYIYEYTYYSDASKTEQVGFEFQHCDRPADSYGTTTPYYDRARVGFCQYGGGGGEY
- the thiS gene encoding sulfur carrier protein ThiS translates to MLNVTINGDAKRVESGTVADMLRALGLHPEKLAVERNREIVPRGSLDQVMVEEGDVFEIVHFVGGG
- a CDS encoding DsbA family oxidoreductase, encoding MPRPMKIDFVSDISCPWCIIGLRGLEIALDRIGGATEAQIIFHPFELNPDMPPGGQDIGEHIAQKYGASPQQRKANGAMIRQRAADVGFTMADRLDGRIYNTFDAHRLLHWAKSEGCQLELKHRLFSAYFTDGEALEDHDVLIRCAADAGLDPAKGRAILESDRFAAEVRAEEETWRRGGVSSVPTIVIDDRYVINGGQPPEAFERALRRIAEEAVGA
- a CDS encoding aldo/keto reductase, producing the protein MRYNRLGSTGLFVSELCLGTMTFGEADGMWGKIGSLGQNDADELVKTAFDAGVNFIDTANVYHGGKSEEITGTALKNLGIPRDEIVVATKGYGQMGEGPNGRGNSRYHIIDACKASLERLQLDHIDLYQIHGFDPATPIEETMHALDTLVQHGHVRYIGVSNWAAWQISKALGISYNRGLARFESLQAYYTLAGRDLEREHVPMMEDEGVGLLVWSPLAGGYLTGKYSGDQDGDGGRRAGFDFPPVDKSRGEKVIEAMRPIAEAHEASMAQIALSWLLHQKAVTSVILGAKKLSQLEDNLGAPDIALSDEELAQLDEVSKLPAEYPGWMFERQGEYRRDLLNPAPRGSKDS
- a CDS encoding type 1 glutamine amidotransferase domain-containing protein translates to MAIEQDLTGLNILIIATDGFEQSELLEPRDQLSGAGATVHIASLAEGEIKAWDEDDWGDSVEVDKLVADVSVDDYDALVLPGGQINPDLLRVEDSVLDLIREFDSSGKTVAAICHAPWLLIEAEIINGRKATSYKSIRTDLSNAGAEVVDESVVVDDNLITSRNPDDLDNFCAAIASAVLEGADA
- the accB gene encoding acetyl-CoA carboxylase biotin carboxyl carrier protein, with amino-acid sequence MSDEHEKPSEGPMNIDVSMVRELAEMLGDTGLSDIEVEDGPRRIRVSRNIQAAAAPVAAPAPATAAAPSAAPAQAAAPQTDSADDDANAIRSPMVGTCYLASEPGAKPFISEGQKVEAGDTLVIVEAMKVMNPISAPSAGTVKKIMVSNGQPVEFDQPLVIIE
- the aroQ gene encoding type II 3-dehydroquinate dehydratase — translated: MADRQTIFVLNGPNLNLLGMREPDVYGPETLDDIAGRLEDRAADLGFDIDLRQSNHEGHLIDWLHEAAASQAKAVLLNAGAFTHTSIALYDAIRAIDVPVIEVHLSNPHARESFRHRSWIARAAKGTVSGFGALSYELALDAAARL
- a CDS encoding bifunctional sulfur carrier protein/thiazole synthase protein, producing the protein MTDSSPDTWTVAGQTFNSRLIVGTGKYKDFEQNAAALKASGAEIITVAVRRVNVSDPTQPMLTDHISPKDYTFLPNTAGCFTADEAVRTLRLAREAGGWDLVKLEVLGEAKTLYPDMRETLKATETLVAEGFKPMVYCVDDPIAAKQLEEAGAVAIMPLGAPIGSGLGIQNRVTIRLIVEGANVPVLVDAGVGTASDAAIAMELGCDGVLMNTAIAEAKDPLRMAEAMKLAVQAGRHSYRAGRMAQRRYADPSSPLAGLI
- a CDS encoding sensor histidine kinase; the protein is MPRRTISLRLAFLSIVGFWAVYAVVNTARAAVMGFPAQDELIWRRIAVTLVGIGLTFCFCLLLRLFDDRPFGQRITAAFIGAAPTAILMSLFNYWLFNVYDPERIFAGAPDIGIQQPLSMVQTLAELALNRYFFLAAWGMLFLALSYAREVRAAERQAARLSQAAHEAELRALRYQVNPHFLFNTLNSLSSLVMRGDADRAEAMIMNLATFYRTSLTSDPLADVTLAEEVEAQSLYLAIESVRYPERLRSRIEVSEAAARARVPALILQPLVENAIKHGVSRARGPVTITIRARVDEATLFISVTDDGAGGSTMRGEPGGIGLVNVRDRLEARYGSRARFSASPDAEGGFVNRLEIPLDVR
- the accC gene encoding acetyl-CoA carboxylase biotin carboxylase subunit is translated as MPINKLLIANRGEIALRIHRAAHEMGIKTIAVHSTADADAMHVRLADEAICIGPPPATDSYLNIPAIISAAEISQADAIHPGYGFLSENAKFAEIVESHGIIWVGPKPEHIETMGDKVAAKKTAGALGLPLVPGSAGAIEDLDEAKALAADIGYPVIIKAASGGGGRGMKVVNDEQELEAQMGQARSEAKAAFGDATVYMEKYLADPRHIEFQVFGDGKGNAIHLGERDCSLQRRHQKVLEEAPSPVITAEERERMGSTVVKAMADMGYRGAGTIEFLYENGEFFFIEMNTRLQVEHPVTEMITGMDLVREQIRIACGEPLSKTQDEIQFNGHAIECRINAEDPENFTPSPGKVTAYHAPGGLFVRVDSGLYQGYSVPPYYDSMIAKLIVFGHSREGCLMRLNRALEEFVIEGMKTTIPLHQKLLTDEEFRAGDYTIKWLEKWLADQREAKTN
- a CDS encoding LytR/AlgR family response regulator transcription factor, whose amino-acid sequence is MSADTLNTLIVDDEPLAVERLERLVAGIDRLELAGTASDGDAALKAVRAGGIDLLLLDIAMPGRDGIAVARALSGMRSPPAIIFCTAFDGFAVEAFELGVADYVLKPVAQDRLEKAVARVLAARSEKRPEPVGAQEFWVPHRSELIRVAAEDIDRIEAERDYMRLHLGDRSYLLHETIGALEERLDEAKFLRIHRSHIVRRDFVTGLRHEGGGVWHAQLADGESLRIGRKYLNQAKEIAGR